A DNA window from Fragaria vesca subsp. vesca linkage group LG3, FraVesHawaii_1.0, whole genome shotgun sequence contains the following coding sequences:
- the LOC101313879 gene encoding uncharacterized protein LOC101313879, with the protein MKETLDRSELRRMQREQERERRRIRDRQRRQSMTVEQRERHLARRRRNYQLRRLRAENAKVDFQSNQVSNEQQREAVSDAPEVTQGENMSLQPLHYSDCLEAVACKDSNLSVKRLRLSHVRRLARTGNRLGSEVIADHLIVGEEVAKSDANNTTCGFQTGDFDSSRLPNGLRLNRVKQLARAINSATNEASVNGRLVMEKNMMDQNHSQGESHEICNDSCNLDKLSLAEVKLKDLTWPLIYHQLVDFSQRFGITFQDKLPSWANVES; encoded by the exons ATGAAGGAGACGTTAGATAGATCAGAGCTGCGCAGAATGCAGAGAGAGCAAGAGCGGGAACGACGCCGTATCAGGGACCGGCAGAGGAGGCAGTCCATGACCGTTGAACAGAGAGAACGACATCTGGCTCGGCGTCGTAGGAACTATCAGCTCAGAAGACTGAGAGCTGAAAATGCCAAGGTGGATTTCCAATCTAATCAAGTTAGCAATGAACAACAACGTGAAGCTGTGAGTGATGCACCAGAAGTCACTCAGGGTGAAAACATGAGCTTACAGCCTTTGCATTACTCCGACT GTTTGGAGGCTGTGGCTTGTAAAGATTCAAATTTGAGTGTCAAACGGTTGCGGTTGAGTCATGTAAGGCGGCTTGCACGAACGGGGAATCGTTTAGGGAGTGAGGTTATTGCTGATCACCTCATTGTTGGAGAGGAGGTAGCTAAAAGTGATGCCAATAATACAACTT GTGGTTTCCAAACTGGAGATTTTGATTCCAGTAGATTGCCAAATGGGCTACGTTTGAATCGTGTTAAGCAGCTTGCACGGGCAATAAATTCTGCAACAAATGAGGCTTCTGTTAACGGTCGCCTAGTAATGGAAAAAAATATGA TGGATCAGAATCATTCCCAGGGAGAAAGTCATGAGATTTGTAATGACAGCTGTAATTTGGACAAACTATCGCTTGCAGAGGTGAAGTTGAAGGATCTAACATGGCCG TTGATCTACCACCAGCTCGTAGATTTCTCACAGAGATTTGGTATCACATTTCAGGATAAACTCCCATCATGGGCTAATGTTGAGAGTTAA
- the LOC101295310 gene encoding scarecrow-like protein 13-like, with protein sequence MQTSQQHRNTAIHMLHHQPMKKIDPYSSPHFQILENSVCPDTGSQGKNVSFQTDKEEFFTLESTPVNDGFIACDSPSAISGLSNRSPFSPQGSHSYSSDHHHHHFSDTTSGSPVSGCSGVDDGNDLKYKLRELEVSLLGPESDIVDSHYCCYKSDMPRWSEKEIAEMIPKLNLKNVLIHCAHAISEEDMYTAANCMEVLGHMVSVSGEPMQRLGAYMLEGLKARLEKSGSMIYKTLKCEVPTSEELMTYMSILYQICPYWKFAYLSSNVIIRQALLNESRVHIIDFQIAQGSQWIPLIQDLACQPGGPPLIRITGVDDTQSNHARGGGLHIVGKRLSEVAAKYNVPFQFNAAAMSGCEVDLENLRIQPGEAIAVTFPYVLHHMPDESVSTENHRDRLLRLVRSLSPKVMTLVEQESNTNTSSFYSRFVESVDYYTAMFESIDAGCARDNTQRINAEMHCVARDIVNMIACEDAERVERHELLGKWRSRLMMDGFTPCPFGPAGIGEIRNLLKDNYDENYRVEEVNGALYLGWKKRALVTSSAWRCAY encoded by the coding sequence ATGCAAACATCTCAACAACACCGAAATACAGCTATCCATATGCTGCATCACCAGCCTATGAAGAAGATTGATCCATATTCTTCACCGCATTTTCAAATTTTAGAGAACAGTGTATGCCCAGATACTGGAAGCCAAGGGAAAAATGTCTCCTTTCAGACGGACAAGGAAGAATTCTTTACCCTGGAATCAACTCCTGTCAATGACGGTTTTATAGCCTGTGATTCCCCTTCAGCTATTAGTGGCCTGTCTAACCGGAGTCCTTTTTCACCACAAGGGTCGCACTCATACTCGTCTGATCATCATCATCATCATTTTTCTGACACCACATCGGGATCACCAGTAAGTGGATGTTCCGGAGTTGATGATGGCAATGATTTGAAGTACAAGCTCAGGGAACTTGAAGTTTCACTGCTAGGGCCGGAATCAGATATTGTTGACAGCCACTATTGTTGTTACAAGAGTGACATGCCAAGGTGGAGTGAGAAAGAAATTGCTGAAATGATACCCAAGCTGAACCTGAAGAACGTTCTCATTCACTGTGCACATGCAATATCAGAGGAGGATATGTACACAGCAGCGAATTGCATGGAAGTTTTGGGGCATATGGTTTCGGTCTCTGGGGAGCCAATGCAAAGATTGGGAGCTTATATGTTGGAAGGTCTTAAAGCAAGGTTGGAGAAATCTGGTAGTATGATCTACAAAACCCTCAAATGCGAAGTACCTACAAGTGAGGAACTTATGACATACATGTCTATCCTCTATCAGATCTGCCCGTACTGGAAGTTTGCTTACTTGTCTTCAAATGTTATCATTAGGCAAGCCTTGCTGAACGAATCAAGAGTGCACATCATCGATTTTCAGATTGCGCAGGGCAGTCAATGGATTCCTCTCATCCAGGATCTTGCATGTCAGCCTGGTGGACCCCCGCTTATCCGAATCACAGGTGTTGATGATACCCAATCAAACCATGCGCGTGGTGGGGGACTTCATATCGTAGGGAAAAGGCTCTCAGAAGTGGCTGCAAAGTACAATGTGCCATTCCAGTTCAATGCTGCTGCCATGTCGGGGTGTGAGGTTGACCTGGAAAATCTAAGGATTCAACCTGGAGAAGCCATAGCTGTTACTTTTCCGTACGTGTTGCACCACATGCCAGATGAGAGTGTGAGTACAGAAAACCACAGAGACCGTTTGCTAAGGCTGGTTAGGAGTTTATCACCGAAAGTCATGACACTCGTTGAACAAGAATCGAACACCAATACTTCCTCTTTCTACTCGAGGTTTGTTGAGTCTGTAGATTACTATACAGCAATGTTTGAGTCAATTGATGCCGGTTGTGCAAGGGATAACACACAGCGGATCAATGCGGAGATGCACTGTGTGGCTAGAGACATAGTGAACATGATTGCTTGTGAGGATGCAGAGAGGGTGGAGCGGCATGAACTTCTTGGGAAGTGGAGGTCAAGGCTGATGATGGACGGGTTCACTCCGTGCCCCTTTGGTCCTGCTGGGATTGGGGAGATTAGAAATCTGTTAAAGGACAACTACGACGAGAATTACCGAGTTGAAGAGGTCAATGGTGCTCTGTACCTTGGTTGGAAGAAAAGAGCTTTGGTAACCTCGTCGGCATGGAGGTGCGCTTATTAA
- the LOC101295601 gene encoding uncharacterized protein LOC101295601, with protein MNTDITASTKPEYPVLDRNPPFTRVVGNFSTLDYFRFATITGVSVTVGYLSGIKPGIRGPSMVTGGLIGVMGGFMYAYQNSAGRIMGFFPNDHEVARYKK; from the exons ATGAACACGGACATCACAGCGTCGACGAAGCCCGAGTACCCGGTCTTAGATCGGAACCCTCCCTTCACCAGAGTCGTCGGCAACTTCAGCACCCTCGACTATTTCCGTTTCGCCACCATCACCGGCGTCTCCGTCACCGTCGGCTACCTCTCCG GGATTAAGCCCGGGATTAGAGGGCCGTCAATGGTGACCGGAGGTCTGATTGGAGTGATGGGCGGGTTCATGTACGCTTACCAGAACTCGGCGGGTCGCATCATGGGCTTTTTCCCCAACGACCATGAGGTAGCCCGTTACAAGAAATGA